The genomic window tgaaaaggttcagtattgtaggctcaaagtgtcacactctaatcagctaaacacctgcaaagggttcctgagcctttaaatggtctctcagtctggttcagttgaattcacaatcatggggaagactgctgacctgacagctgggcagaaaaccatcattgacaccctccacaaggagggaaagcctcaaaaggtaattgcaaaagaagttggatgttctcaaagtgctgtatcaaaagcacattaatagaaagttaagtggaaggtaaaagtgtggaagaaaaaggtgcacaagcagcagggatgaccgtagcctggagaggattgtcaggaaaaggccattcaaatgtgtgggggagcttcacaaggagtggactgaggcttcaaatgtcgtattcctcttgtcaagccgctcctgaacaacaaacaacgtcagaagcgtcttacctgggctaaagaaaaaaagaactggtctgttgctcagtggtccaaagacctcttttctgatgagagcaaattttgcatctcatttggaaaccaaggtcccagagtctggaggaagaatggagaggcacacaatccaagatgcttgaagtccagtgtgaagtttccacagtctgtgttggtttggggagccatgtcatcggctggtgttggtccactgtgctttattaagtccagagtcaacgcagccgtctaccgggacattttagagcacttcatgcttccttcagcagacaagctttatggagatgctgacttcattttccagcaggacttggcacctgcccacactgccaaaagtaccaaaacctggttcaatgaccatggtattactgtgcttgattggccagcaaactcgcctgacctgaaccccatagagaatctatggggcattgccaagagaaagatgagagacatgagaccaaacaatgcagaagagctgaaggccactattgaagcatcttggtcttccataacacctcagcagtgccacaggctgatagcatccatgccatgccgcattgaggcagtaattaatgcaaaaggggcccaaaccaagtactgagtacatatgcatgattatacttttcagagggccgacatttctgtatttaaaatccttttttattgatttcatgtaatattctaattttctgagattctgaatttggggttttcataagctgtaagccataatcatcaaaattatatcaaataaaggcttgaaatatcttactttgcttgtaatgagtctatataatatattagtttcaccttttaagttgaattactgaaattaatgaacttttgcacgatattctaatttttcgagtttcacctgtaaaagcTAAAGTTAATAATTGGTTCTATGGATGTTGTACAGCTAAGTGTCAAGTCAtagctttttaattttttgtactattgttaggaatgaggcagcgaggagagaggatctaaaggcaggctttatttattaaacaaacacaaaacaaacacaaaggaaaaaccctcgatggggaaacaaactaactaagaactcaggcagggaaacacagatcaggcttgacaacattcaacgaacgaccaggagtgaacaaaaagcagggcttaaataaccagggagtgatgactgaattagacacagatgagaacaatgaaaaaatggcagtggtgatggcaggtggattctgggaagtgtagtacatttaacaatgacaagtaaaacccagggcagacaacaagggaatcgtgacatagcccccctcaaaggagcggtttccagacgctcctcagagaaaaaaaataaatagaaaaaaaaaaaaaatcatccaaggagtgGGGGGGtggagcaaacagacagaccagaggagcacaaggggccaacagacagaccaagggagtacaaggggaaaacaggcagtgcaaggggcacaaagggcagacaggccgtccaaggaggcacagggagcagacaggcagtccaaggaggcacaaagggtaaggacaggttcaggtggtctgggagctggccaccgggcaaggataggttcaggaggcctgggagctggccacagggcaaggataggttcaggaggcctgggagctggccacaggatgggaacagggtcaggtggtctgggaggtggccacagggcaaggacaggttcaggaggcctggaaggcggccacagggcaatgacaggttcaggaggccgaaccgtgggaggtggagccgttgcaggcggaggcgtggaagtaggcgtcataggaggctctagaggcggagaccaggaaggctctggaagcaGAGCCgacggaggtggcaccgtaggacgctccagaagcgaagccctggaaggctcgagaggcggagccctggaaggctcgagaggcttgagaggtggagccctgggaggctcgagaggtgaagccaagggaggctcagggggcggagccgcaggaggctctgtgggcggagccgcaggagggtcgggagtctctgggagaggagccgtagaaagctcgggaggcggagctctggaaagcttgggaggcggagctctggaaagctcgggaggtactggctcttggacggtcgaggctacaggcgctggctcactgacattggaggctacaggcattggctggttggccgtggttagcggaggctggagagcagaggcctttcttctcctcctcctccgggcggatgaagttagcagcgctggttcattgaccacggcaggcgtgggggttggctcactcaccgtggctggagaggaaagcccagaggcgggagctgggatctggagaggtggttctccggcagcgaactcctccaagatgagtctcacgtactcccgccaggtgcagtctccgggagttcccaccaccggtgtttgggaacaccgaaccggtacgccaccttcagagtgtggtcatcccagccggtgcaactggccacATTGGTGAAAAAAtaggagaactcccggacagtcaagtccgcctgtgtcagctccatgaggaaccctgctagatccatagttggtcgtttgttctgttaggaatgaggcagcgaggagagaggatctaaatgcaggcttctttatttattaaacaaacacaaaggaaaaaccctcgatgaggaaacaaacataaactaagaactcaggcagggaaacacagatcaggcttgacaacattcaacgaacgaccaggagtgaacaaaaagcagggcttaaataaccagggagtgatgactgaattagacacaggtgagaacaatgaacaaaatggcagtggtgatggcaggtggattctgggaagtgtagtacatttaacaatgacaagtgaaacccagggcagacaacaagggaatcgtgacaactaTATTGTGTAATAACTGGAATTGGttgctgtattgaccaatcagcaccCAGGAACGACAACATCCATTCTGGAATTAAAtattccaaataatttttttataggcTGTTTACTATTTAACTACTTTACATTCATTATCTTTGTCATTTTGCGTGTTTCAGTGTTATCatgaaaggaataattcacccataaaataaaataaaaatgtcatcatttacttaccctcataccatcccagatgtgtatgactttctttcttctgcagaactcaagcaaagatttttagaagaaaatctcaggtCTGTTggcctcacaatgcaagtgaatggtgaccagaactcagaagttcagcataaaagtaatccatatgactatagACCataggttaaatccatgtctccagagGCTATAAGGTAAGTGTGGGTaacagtaggtggctgaatgtgacaGTAAAAGATACTTCCACACcggaatgtggaagtgaaagtgtagatttacaggaaaaaaaggacttcaatattgatctttttctcaaccacatctatcatatcacttctgaagacatgcattaaaccactggaatcgtatTGGTTTACTTTTATGGTGACTTTACAGTATGTCCTTGTAAGACCTtctgaattctggtcaccattcatttggtgactgttgcattgtgaggaccaacagagctgagatattcttcaaaaaatcttagtttgtgttcagcataagaaaatcatacacatcatctgggatgtcatgagggtgagtaaatgatgagagaattcttgggtgaactattcctttaaatacagaattaaaaaattaatattgACCGATTGTATCttacataatatataaaaaaaagataatgatCCTTATCTTTTGGAATAGCAAATTGCACATTATAGttaatgtaaaaaatgcagagaTACTTCTCatcctttatttacattttcttaaacAGCTTCTCAAAACCAACATGTAACTGTTTAGTTTGCGTGACTGAGTGAACAAAGAACCAATTTTGTCTTCCCTCTCCATCAGGATGTGATAATCTCATCATCATTTGGAACGTGGGCTCTGGAGAAGCCCTGATCAATCTGGAGGATATGCATCCTGATGTGATCTTCAGCGTCTGCTGGAGTCGCAATGGCAGCCTCATTTGTACTGCGTGCAAAGACAAGAAAGTGCGCGTCATCGATCCGCGCAAAGGGAAGATCACTGCAGTAAGTGAAAACATCTCACTATTACTTGAAGCCTTGTGGGGGGTCTTATTATTTCATGGTTCTAAGTGTCTCTCTGGCATTGATGTTCACAGGAAAAGGACAAGGCCCATGAGGGGGCACGACCAATGAGGGCCATCTTTTTGGCTGATGGAAACGTCTTCACCACCGGCTTCAGTCGTATGAGTGAACGGCAGCTGGCCTTATGGAATCCAGTAAGCCACATGAATGGtctttttttcaaaattatattttattttacacagtattgtcatgaatttgtttttttatatgtccctttaagaaaaacaTGGAGCCAATATCTGTGCATGAAATGGACACCAGCAATGGAGTGTTGCTTCCCTTCTATGACGCTGACACCAATGTTGTGTACCTGTGTGGAAAGGTGGAGTTGCTATTTCTTATGTGACATTGGCAAATGGGTCTATGAATGAGATATACATTATGTATTATTGACATATGTGACATATAGCAGATCACACCAACAGTATGATGACGTAAATTTTTGGAGTCTTAGTACTGTACTGTACATACAAAAGCAATATGGAAGGACTTCAACTTGTTGAGGGGttaaggagtttttttttttttttttttagaacagcaGGATAGGATACATTGCCAAGAAAAGGGTTATAAAGCAACATATCTTAAAACCTACATAAAAAAAACTAAGTATTTGTTTGCTTTTCCAGGGTGACAGCAGTATCCGTTACTTTGAGATCACAGACGAGGCGCCGTATGTGCACTACCTCAACACGTTTTCCAGCAAGGAGCCCCAGAGAGGCATGGGCTACATGCCTAAAAGAGGTCTAGACGTCAACAAGTGTGAGATAGCCAGGTATGAGTTTTGAAGTTGTTTTGTTTGTCAATTAAACACAGTAGAATATTTGCTTGTAGCCATTTAGGAACAAATTATTATAAGATATTTATGAAAAAGAGTATAGAGTAATGATGATAAAAAGGACCTCAAAATTTAACCTTCAAAAAATGTATCCCTttcaaaataatctgaaatgatttCGCCTGCAGCATCGGCAGTTGATCACAGGGTGAGTTTGTGTCTTTATGACAAAAACTGTACATTCCAATCTTATCTGTTTTAGTAACCATGGTGATTTATTTCAGTTAGGATCTCATATAGAACTATAGATAATACGGCCCCTGGtctttattatatacattttactgAAACTAAGCTTACTTACTAGGTTTATTTCCTCCACTAGGGGGAGACCTTTTATAATGGACCGTAAAACCTAATGTAGCCCACAGTGTGATTATGTATTGCTGTGGCTTCCAAATGTCATTGAAATTTCATTTTAAAGGATCATTAGCTTTAGAATCCATGCTGACATAAGATTTTAAGTTCtatgttatatattatttatttgttaatattttggtaacactttacaataatgttctattcactaacattagttaatgcattagggatcacgaacaaacaatgaacaataatttttttttacagaatttattaatatttattaatgttagttaataaaaatgtaattgttcattgttagttcatagtgcattaactaatgttaagaacttttgattttataaacatattactatatgttgaaattaacattaaccaagattaataaatgctgtatttattgttcattgttagttcatgttaattaatgttgttaactaatgttaaccaatagaaCCTTAATGTAGAGTTTTACCCAAATATCTTTAGCATTTATCAAACATCACAAAAGCTGCCTAAGTTGGCAGGCAAAGAGGGCTAGCTTTTGTCttaaaattattgtattatttatttatcttttaaccATGAAATGTCCACTAAGGTTATTTTGCACTAAAAGTTACAACATTGTAACTTAAAGGTGATGTAAGTAAAAAACATTtccatggaaaggtatgcaaaagaAATTCCTTCGCCCataaagatattaattaaataagtgtcctgagaaatCTCACAgctctctgtgacagcactagactctgtaaacagcaaacaaaatgtgttttcgaGCCGTGGACTCTGACGCTTTCtgcttgtcaatcattttgtACGTTTTCATAGTTTTGTAGTTGCAACAATTATTGAGGCTGAattccatttttatgccatgttgctcataacaatTGTCAGTGGAGAGAGCTATTTCACTGCTGTTGATTTTGACAACCGTTTCAATAAAGGTCTCAATAAAGGCCATTTGGTATCTTTTGAGTGTGGGGATTTAGAAAGAGGAGGCGTGGCCAATCCAATGGCTCagtttgtggaaattctagaattatagtgcttacagcacttttaatgtTTCAGCTAGATGTGAAACAGGCTGTGTGCAGTATCTGTGTAGTTAAAGATTCAGATTATCAGATTTCCTCAGTGCTCTTCACTTTTGGTgttaagatttattttaaattttttactgtTGTTATGGAAGTATGTCATAGTTATATTGGCACGTCTGTTAATTTTTTCAGGTTTTATAAACTTCATGAGAGAAAGTGTGAGCCAATTATCATGACTGTCCCTAGAAAGGTACTTTTTATTACtctattgtgtttgttgtttatgAAAACAGTATTTCTGATTTTCTTACTTTCTTACATGTTTTCATTTATCTGATGCTTTTTTATTcaagtttttttattaacaatgaTCAATGCGTCAACATAAACATTGTAGCATTTTTGTATGGAAGGGATTTAGTAAATGAAATACATGTCTGGGACTGGATAGGTTAGATAAGGGTTATGCTGAAGTATAACATGATTCCAAGTGTATGAAGTGCAATtgttttgaataaatatatatatatatatatatatatatatatatatatatatatatttttttttttttggcaaagctAAATCAAGTGCAGTTTAATGGTCATTAATGAATGGATAAAATGTGTGATGCTCGCTTTCAATTAACTTAAAAGTGTCTTTCCATAGAGTCTATTTTCAtagaaattataatacattattatatgAAGGCAAAATATTGATTACTGTGTGTCCGGTCTCTTCTGCTCCTGGCAGTCAGACCTCTTCCAGGATGACCTGTATCCTGACACAGCAGGCCCTGACCCTGCGCTGGAGGCAGAGGAGTGGTTTGAAGGCAAGAACGGCGAACCAATACTGATCTCCCTTAAACATGGCTATGTGCCAGGCAAGAACCGCGACCTTAAAGTAGTCAAGAAAAATGTGCTGGATAACAAGACTCCCAAAAAGCTGGAGGAGCCACCTATTCCCCAGAAGCCTGCCGCCTCTCCCCAGTTAACCAAAGTAAGGCTGATGTGTAATGGTGAACCTGTTTTTATAGCTTGTGTTTAAATGTTTCCCCTTGTTGGGTTTATGATTTCTGATTTGctttacataatatatattttttacagtgttattctatatatatatatatattataatcctTATTAGCTTGGctcaataatttttattaaatgtaattttttctgaTTATTCCTACGACACCTGACTATAGGCTACCTAGAAAACTAAGAATAAGAATGGAATGTTATTGAATTTGTGCTGAAACACATTTTCTTGTTTCTTCATCTTGCTCTGTAGAAGAATGAAGTGAAGTTAGAGGAGCTGCTGCGAGAAGTGAAGTCCCTTAAAGATCTGGTCACACTGCAGGACAGGAGAATCGCCAAACTGGAAGAGCAGGTGGATAAAGTGGCAATCTAAGACACTGGTGCTGATCTGAGCCATTCTGTCAGTATGGAGAGAGTGAGATTTAGCTGGggggaaggggggggggtgtCAGTCACTGCCAAAATTCTCAATTTGACTCAATCATTCCGCTTGGTGTTTCTCACAAAGACAACATCAAGCAACATTCCAAGATGGACTTTTACTTTTTGTCAAGTCTCCCCCAAGAATTTGCATAGCAAAAAGGAATATAGTGGCAATGGGTGGTCGTTGGTTTTAACTGATTGTGATGACAAGGAGAGTGGGGCTGGCCCTGATGGCATGTGTCCtcacggccccaccctcctccttgtcacattgatgttttacattttgttcaaAATGTTCATACTTTTTTGTTATTGTAACATTGTTTCATCAGTATTCTGATATTAACCAGTATGTTACAGAGTGTTGTATATACACATCAGtattttaatttccttttatgttgtgcTGCCAAATTTGAGGTGACACAGTCACCTCTCCTTTTATTTctacttttgtatgttttttcccAGTTGTAGATTAGTTATGTTTTGAAAAACAAGGATTTACATGTAAAACTATTCAAAGTAGGACATCAGTAAAGCAAAGGCAGTCTCAAATGTGTTGATATGATTTTGAAGTGATGCAAAGGCTGTTGGTACTGCAGAAACGAATCACAGATAAGTGTATGATGTAGTGAAATCTAAGAGCTGTCCATAACCATTCATACTTATGGAGTGCTTACAGcaaacatgcatacatacacagaaATGAGCTGCTCATTTGACACTTAGGATTTTAAAAGCAGTCCAACATCGTCCCTTGTGGTGATCATGTTAACTGGAGTTTAAAGCACTTGCTGCTTTGAGATCAACATAATTCATTATAAAGCATTCGACAACAGGGTTTTTCAGAATATACcacaatatacagtgaggaaaataagtatttgaacaccctgctatcttgcaagttctcccacttggaaatcatggaggggtctgaaattgtcatcgtaggtgcatgtccactgtgagagacataatcaaaaaaaaaaaaatccagaaatcacaatgtatgattttttaactatttatttgtatgatacagctgcaaataagtatttgaacacctgtctatcagctagaattctgaccctcaaagacctgttagtctgcctttaaaatgtccacctccactccatttattatcctaaattagatgcacctgtttgaagtcattagctgcataaagacacatgtccaccccatacaatcagtaagaatccaactattaacatggccaagaccaaagagctgtccaaatacactagagacaaaattgtatacctccacaaggctggaaagggctacggggaaattgccaagcagcttggtgaaaaaaggtccactgttggagcaatcattagaaaatggaagaagctaaacatgactgtcaatttccctcggactggggctccatgcaagatctcacctcgtggggtctcaatgatcctaagaaaggtgagaaatcagcacagaactacacgggaggagctggtcaatgacctgaaaagagctgggaccaccgtttccaaggttactgttggtaatacgctaagacgtcatggtttgaaatcatattggcacggaaggttcccctgcttaaaccagcacatgtcaaggcccatcttaattttgccaatgaccatttggatgatccagaggagtcatgggagaaagtcatgtggtcagatgagaccaaaatagaactttttggtcataattccactaaccgtgtttggaggaagaagaatgatgagtaccatcccaagaacaccatccctactgtgaagcatgggggtggtagcatcatgctttgggggtgtttttctgcacatgggacagggcgactgtactgtattaaggagaggatgaccggggccatgtattgcgagattttggggaacaacctccttccctcagttagagcattgaagatgggtcgaggctgggtcttccaacatgacaatgacccgaagcacacagccaggataaccaaggagtggcactgtaagaagcatatcaaggttctggcgtggcctagccagtctccagacctaaacccaatagagaatctttggagggagctcaaactctgtgtttctcagcgacagcccagaaacctgactgatctagagaagatctgtgtggaggagtgggccaaaatccctcctgcagtgtgtgcaaacctggtgaaaaactacaggaaacgtttgacctctgtaattgcaaacaaaggctactgtaccaaatattaacattgattttctcaggtgttcaaatacttatttgcagctgtatcatacaaataaatagttaaaaaaatcatacattgtgatttctggatttttttttttttagattatgtctctcacagtggacatgcacctacgattacaatttcagacccctccatgatttctaagtgggagaacttgcaaaatagcagggtgttcaaatacttattttcctcaatgTATACTGAAGCAATAACATTATGTTGCAAAATGAATGTGAACGTGAATCTAAAATTTCTTAAAGGATTTATTAGCATCAACATGTTAATTATGCATAGATTTCATAAATCAAATACCTACAGCTGTTTCAGCTTTTTAGTAATTATTAAATTACTGTTGCACCTCAGGAAATAAACCACTTTGGAGTCACAACATCGGATGCTCAAAACTTGCATAAAGTATTTGCCCAAGGAAATATAATAATTTAGTTTTGACATTATCAACCATTATCCATGCTTTCTAGTTTCCATTACCCACattctaataataatttttcaatcATGTTACAGAATATTGGGCTGACAGACACATGCTTTGATATGTGAACTTGGTTTTAAAAGGTAGTGGCTACCTGTGAGCTCTTCTGatgtacatgtactgtaaatgtattggTGCCTCTGTGTGTACTACTGGTTTTAGACAGGCCTCCTGCTGGAGGACAACATCCATGAATCTGAGCACTTATCTGTGTCCTAACCAGTTTTCTGCATGCATTCCAAATGTTGAATATACAATAAATCCTTTCATTCATACTTCGTGAATTCTGCGGTTTCATTTTCTTGCTGTTTTAATAGATCGTTTACTAATTTGAACAACCAAAATTAAGTTTACGATGTCTGCCAATATGACTTTACATGACCCTGTGCTgtcaaaggtgcactcagtaaggtTTTTGTTCATGTTGTCTTAGACTTACAATGACACCTAGAGGCCTGGATGCAGCTTAGttcaaatgcaatagtttgcAATTACAGATGCCAATGTaaaaattaacaatttactgtcagccatgattgatttaatccatgagtgaaagtgttcaaTGACACAGCTGT from Xyrauchen texanus isolate HMW12.3.18 chromosome 3, RBS_HiC_50CHRs, whole genome shotgun sequence includes these protein-coding regions:
- the LOC127632465 gene encoding coronin-1C-A-like isoform X2, whose amino-acid sequence is MIRRVVRQSKFRHVFGQAVKNDQCYDDIRVSRVTWDSSFCAVNPKFVAIIVEASGGGAFLVLPLQKTGRIDKAYPTVCGHTGPVLDIDWCPHNDHVIASGSEDCTVMVWQIPENGLTSPLSEPVVVLEGHSKRVGIVTWHPTARNVLLSAGCDNLIIIWNVGSGEALINLEDMHPDVIFSVCWSRNGSLICTACKDKKVRVIDPRKGKITAEKDKAHEGARPMRAIFLADGNVFTTGFSRMSERQLALWNPKNMEPISVHEMDTSNGVLLPFYDADTNVVYLCGKGDSSIRYFEITDEAPYVHYLNTFSSKEPQRGMGYMPKRGLDVNKCEIARFYKLHERKCEPIIMTVPRKSDLFQDDLYPDTAGPDPALEAEEWFEGKNGEPILISLKHGYVPGKNRDLKVVKKNVLDNKTPKKLEEPPIPQKPAASPQLTKKNEVKLEELLREVKSLKDLVTLQDRRIAKLEEQVDKVAI